In Capsicum annuum cultivar UCD-10X-F1 chromosome 11, UCD10Xv1.1, whole genome shotgun sequence, one genomic interval encodes:
- the LOC107847010 gene encoding uridine kinase-like protein 4, producing MDTLIRDAQTTKHDFVFYADRLIRLVVEHGLGHLLFTEKQVITPIGSVCSGVDFCKRLCGVSVIRRNQNLMDACLN from the exons ATGGATACACTTATCCGTGATGCACAGACAACGAAACATGATTTTGTGTTTTATGCTGATAGATTGATTCGTTTG GTTGTTGAGCATGGACTAGGACATCTTCTGTTTACAGAAAAACAGGTTATCACTCCAATCG GATCTGTATGCAGTGGTGTGGATTTCTGCAAGAGGTTATGTGGTGTCTCTGTAATTAGAAG GAACCAGAATCTTATGGATGCTTGCTTGAATTAA
- the LOC107847781 gene encoding U-box domain-containing protein 13, with translation MGEEEKGEVSNKLIEIVNEISSISEFRNSVKKQYCNLARRLKLLTPMFEEIRDSKDKLSADCMKSLICLKNALESAKELLKFGSEGSKIYLVLEREHIMNKFQELTSQLEQALSGIYYEKLEISDEVKEQVELVLSQFRRAKGRVETPDVELHEDLLSLYNRSNDAAVDQAVLRRLVDKLQLTELDDLKQESLALHEMVIATDGDPEERIEKMSMLLKKIKDFVQTENPNIDSYARDKSSTVSGQASADRSQKVTVIPDDFRCPIALELMRDPVIVSTGQTYERSCIEKWLEAGHSTCPKTQQALTSKSLTPNYVLRSVIAQWCEANGIEPPKRPGSSQPNKSASACTPAEHSKIENLLRKLKSGSPEEARSAACEIRLLAKRNTDNRVAIAELGAIPLLVHLLSTPDSRTQEHAVTALLNLSICENNKGNIVNSGAVRGIVHVLKNGSMEARENAAATLFSLSVIDENKVTIGSSGAIPPLVALLSEGTQRGRKDAATALFNLCIYQGNKGKAIRAGVIPTLMRLLTEPQGGMVDEALAILAILSSHPEGKAVLGAAEAVPVLVGVISNGSPRNKENASAILVHLCSGDQHHLVEAHRLGLTGPLMDLAQNGTERGRRKATQLLERMNRFAEQPKQPQAQTESQTHNQLSRSPPSSTNAIDS, from the exons atgggtgaagaagaaaaaggagaagtATCTAACAAGTTGATTGAAATAGTAAATGAAATATCAAGCATTTCGGAGTTCAGAAATTCAGTAAAAAAACAATACTGTAATTTAGCTAGAAGACTTAAGTTGTTGACTCCAATGTTCGAAGAAATTCGTGATAGCAAAGATAAATTATCAGCTGATTGTATGAAATCGTTGATATGTTTGAAAAATGCTCTTGAATCTGCTAAGGAGTTGCTTAAATTTGGTAGTGAAGGTAGCAAGATTTATCTG GTGCTAGAAAGGGAGCAtatcatgaataaatttcaagAGCTTACATCTCAGCTTGAACAAGCTTTGAGTGGAATTTATTATGAAAAGCTTGAGATATCTGACGAAGTTAAAGAACAG GTTGAACTTGTCCTTTCTCAGTTCCGAAGAGCCAAAGGAAGGGTTGAGACACCTGATGTTGAACTGCATGAAGATTTGCTATCTCTTTATAACAGGAGTAATGATGCCGCTGTAGATCAGGCTGTCCTAAGGAGGTTAGTTGATAAGCTACAGCTGACTGAGTTAGATGACCTTAAACAAGAATCACTAGCTTTGCATGAAATGGTCATTGCTACTGATGGAGATCCCGAGGAGAGAATAGAGAAGATGTCAATGCTACTAAAGAAAATTAAGGACTTCGTACAAACTGAGAATCCAAACATTGATTCTTATGCAAGGGATAAGTCTTCAACTGTTAGTGGACAAGCATCTGCAGACAGAAGCCAGAAGGTCACAGTTATACCAGATGATTTTCGTTGCCCTATAGCCCTGGAGTTGATGAGAGATCCTGTCATTGTTTCAACTGGGCAG ACCTATGAACGCTCTTGTATTGAGAAGTGGCTGGAAGCTGGACATAGCACTTGTCCCAAGACCCAACAAGCCCTCACAAGCAAATCTCTGACACCCAACTATGTGTTGCGTAGCGTTATAGCACAGTGGTGTGAAGCAAATGGGATTGAACCACCCAAAAGACCAGGCAGTTCTCAACCCAACAAGTCTGCATCTGCATGCACCCCTGCTGAACACTCGAAGATAGAAAATCTCCTGAGAAAGCTCAAATCAGGAAGCCCTGAAGAGGCACGTTCCGCTGCATGTGAAATCCGCCTTCTTGCTAAGCGTAATACTGATAATCGTGTTGCAATAGCTGAATTGGGTGCCATTCCTCTGCTCGTCCATCTTCTATCCACACCTGATTCTCGAACTCAAGAGCATGCCGTTACAGCACTTCTTAACCTTTCCATATGTGAGAACAATAAAGGAAACATTGTAAATTCAGGGGCAGTGCGTGGTATTGTGCATGTACTCAAGAATGGAAGCATGGAAGCACGTGAAAATGCAGCAGCCACCCTTTTCAGCCTTTCAGTTATTGATGAAAATAAGGTCACCATTGGTTCTTCAGGAGCAATTCCTCCGCTTGTGGCATTATTAAGTGAAGGTACACAACGGGGAAGGAAAGACGCAGCTACAGCGCTTTTCAATCTATGCATTTATCAAGGGAATAAGGGCAAGGCAATAAGGGCTGGAGTCATACCTACACTGATGCGACTGCTCACAGAACCTCAAGGTGGTATGGTTGATGAAGCACTTGCTATTTTAGCAATCTTGTCGAGTCACCCAGAAGGGAAAGCAGTTCTTGGAGCTGCAGAAGCAGTTCCTGTTTTGGTGGGTGTGATCTCAAATGGTTCTCCCAGAAACAAAGAAAACGCATCTGCAATTTTAGTACACCTCTGCTCTGGCGACCAACATCATCTGGTCGAAGCGCATCGACTTGGTTTGACGGGTCCTTTGATGGATTTAGCACAAAATGGCACAGAAAGAGGCAGAAGAAAAGCAACCCAATTGCTTGAAAGAATGAACAGGTTTGCTGAGCAGCCGAAACAGCCTCAGGCACAAACCGAGTCTCAAACTCATAACCAGCTGTCGCGATCACCACCCTCATCTACTAATGCCATTGACAGTTGA